In Lactococcus garvieae subsp. garvieae, the following proteins share a genomic window:
- the tadA gene encoding tRNA adenosine(34) deaminase TadA yields the protein MEFSQQEKEYFMQQALLEAHKAAANEEVPIGVVIVREGEIIARGFNRRELDGRATHHAEICAIEAANEAVGNWRLLDCALFVTIEPCVMCAGAIGLARIPQVYFGATNPKFGAAVSLYQILEDKRLNHRVTVESGILEAECADIMKVFFQERRKRNKEKKEQV from the coding sequence ATGGAGTTCAGTCAGCAAGAAAAAGAATATTTCATGCAGCAGGCTCTGCTTGAAGCCCACAAGGCAGCAGCAAATGAAGAAGTGCCCATCGGTGTGGTCATTGTGCGTGAAGGGGAAATAATCGCCCGCGGCTTTAACCGGCGGGAGCTCGATGGACGTGCCACTCACCATGCGGAGATTTGTGCGATTGAAGCTGCGAACGAAGCTGTGGGGAACTGGCGCTTATTAGACTGTGCCTTGTTTGTTACTATTGAACCTTGTGTCATGTGTGCTGGAGCCATTGGTTTAGCCCGCATTCCTCAAGTATACTTTGGCGCAACAAATCCCAAGTTTGGAGCAGCTGTAAGTTTGTATCAAATCTTGGAAGATAAACGGCTCAACCACCGTGTCACTGTGGAAAGTGGCATTTTAGAAGCAGAGTGTGCTGATATCATGAAAGTTTTTTTTCAAGAGCGCAGGAAAAGAAATAAAGAAAAAAAAGAGCAGGTGTAA
- a CDS encoding MBL fold metallo-hydrolase, which yields MKLTALGVWGGYPTRDAGTTSYLLQSEEGYNLLLDAGSRAVTELEHELSPNDLDAIILSHYHEDHIADLGALRQYRQLQTVKPEILPIYGHQENEYEFSKLSLENVSEGIAYDVEKGTSVGPFDIQFLKTVHPVICYAMRIVERATGQVLVYTGDTGYFAGLVDFSKDADILLADVYFFKDKAKMPNHLSSVEAGEIAAQANVKKLILTHLPQVGDLQVLREEAQEVAGNIPVDLAQPHMKWTV from the coding sequence ATGAAATTAACAGCACTTGGTGTTTGGGGCGGTTATCCCACACGTGATGCAGGAACAACTTCTTATTTATTGCAAAGTGAAGAAGGATATAATCTTTTATTGGATGCAGGATCACGTGCTGTGACGGAACTTGAGCATGAGCTTTCACCCAATGATTTGGATGCGATCATCTTGAGTCACTACCATGAAGACCACATAGCAGATTTGGGCGCTTTGCGTCAATACCGCCAGTTGCAAACAGTGAAACCAGAGATTTTGCCTATCTATGGCCATCAGGAAAATGAATATGAGTTTTCAAAATTATCTTTGGAAAATGTCAGTGAAGGAATTGCTTATGATGTCGAAAAAGGCACATCTGTCGGCCCCTTTGATATTCAATTCTTAAAAACAGTGCATCCAGTCATTTGCTACGCGATGCGTATCGTCGAGAGAGCAACAGGACAGGTTTTGGTTTATACAGGCGATACAGGTTATTTTGCTGGACTTGTCGATTTTTCCAAAGATGCAGATATTTTGTTGGCTGACGTTTATTTCTTCAAAGATAAAGCCAAGATGCCTAATCATTTGTCCAGTGTAGAAGCAGGAGAAATAGCAGCACAAGCCAACGTCAAAAAATTAATTCTCACACACCTGCCACAAGTTGGAGATTTACAAGTATTACGTGAGGAAGCACAGGAAGTTGCTGGAAATATACCGGTGGACTTGGCTCAGCCCCATATGAAATGGACAGTGTAA
- a CDS encoding YoaK family protein, whose product MNTEMREKLRVASLLAMNAGFIDAFSFFHFDGRFIGMQTGNMIQAAVYLAKGNFVRVADFIIPVLFFSCGVIFKNIYSYYLMKKNKPDTIYLLLLQWTGVTVFTLLYATVLKLPVSIFVGFLSFFMAIQHDTFSKTRGLPYGSIMMTGNLKSTMVNLTNYALTHEQRYLQNFRVFASLVGAFFLGTILGTYSADIFGNWTLLVSSTFLIIVYFMLRFEREEKI is encoded by the coding sequence ATGAACACTGAAATGAGAGAAAAACTAAGGGTAGCCTCGCTCTTAGCGATGAACGCGGGATTTATAGATGCTTTTTCCTTTTTCCACTTTGATGGCCGCTTCATCGGTATGCAAACGGGGAATATGATACAGGCGGCTGTTTATTTAGCCAAAGGAAATTTTGTACGTGTAGCGGATTTTATCATTCCTGTTCTCTTCTTTTCTTGTGGGGTAATTTTTAAAAATATTTATTCTTATTACTTAATGAAGAAGAATAAACCGGATACGATTTATCTGCTTTTATTACAGTGGACAGGTGTGACTGTTTTTACCTTGCTCTATGCCACGGTTTTAAAATTGCCCGTTTCCATTTTTGTTGGCTTTTTATCATTCTTCATGGCCATTCAGCACGATACTTTCAGTAAAACAAGAGGGCTTCCTTACGGAAGTATCATGATGACCGGGAATTTGAAATCAACGATGGTCAACTTAACGAATTACGCGTTGACACATGAGCAACGTTACTTGCAAAATTTCCGTGTCTTTGCCAGTCTGGTTGGTGCTTTCTTCCTAGGGACTATCTTGGGTACTTATAGCGCCGATATCTTTGGCAACTGGACATTACTTGTATCTAGCACATTTTTAATTATCGTTTACTTTATGTTAAGGTTTGAAAGAGAGGAGAAAATATGA
- a CDS encoding LPXTG cell wall anchor domain-containing protein, translating to MISHKTTHKVIRAAALGILLGANTKGVGNIIVKANSKRSDESSLIIPADLSAALENDFEYIFALQEKLQASQIQWSLDLEINYRDTIDLYLQELYLYNQKLSEFKAKVDYYQNAQNSLSKEELDILFDGLELDYEILKEAHALILADYNLLNLIKEQRNQFFEGEDITSWILAQMGFDYESGLLYQVNYSFVPSEWRRIFEQAGNYNWTSKGHADIFDMSISLKGNPENSIPSFCAYLGSHHFAGEGTGNTGVGYLLDVSPFDNDFASQSGRDMTPEQYARIISAYNYLYDTFGQLDGNYRAITQVTTWMLLDDQFTFETIQEGEGGSLEVLDQNNHITSFGGLTQQEREIIEETLLAVNQGYQGKGQIYAFLYLVGVGEDGESLADPMQAQPQIVPIYTTDVPLIADYLPPEFVEFKSVRYNEPKEQEKEREKEIVVKKQEKKKDVPKQLKGEIPLPPLHIEVNPSAPSVQISEIKMNQLLAENQKVQELREALPETGEKDKNLVLIGAGTVGLTAVLMALYRKNEKNRFINKK from the coding sequence ATGATTAGCCATAAAACAACACATAAAGTAATTAGAGCTGCAGCACTAGGAATTTTACTTGGTGCGAATACCAAAGGAGTAGGAAATATCATAGTGAAAGCCAATTCCAAGCGTTCAGATGAATCTTCTTTAATCATTCCAGCAGATTTGAGTGCAGCTCTGGAAAATGATTTTGAATATATCTTCGCATTACAAGAGAAGCTACAAGCCAGTCAAATTCAGTGGAGTCTGGATTTAGAAATAAATTATCGCGATACTATTGATTTATACCTTCAAGAACTCTACTTATACAACCAAAAACTTAGTGAATTTAAAGCGAAGGTAGATTACTATCAAAATGCTCAAAATTCTCTGAGTAAAGAAGAATTGGATATACTTTTTGATGGTTTAGAATTAGATTATGAGATTTTGAAAGAAGCCCATGCTCTTATTCTTGCCGACTATAACTTGCTCAACCTTATTAAAGAGCAGCGAAATCAATTCTTTGAAGGTGAGGATATCACTTCTTGGATTTTGGCGCAGATGGGCTTTGATTACGAAAGTGGTCTACTTTACCAAGTCAATTATTCTTTTGTTCCATCAGAATGGCGACGTATCTTTGAGCAGGCAGGCAATTATAATTGGACATCTAAGGGGCATGCGGATATCTTTGATATGAGCATCTCCTTAAAAGGGAATCCCGAAAATAGTATTCCTTCCTTCTGTGCCTATTTAGGGTCTCACCACTTTGCAGGTGAAGGGACAGGGAATACAGGCGTAGGTTATCTCTTAGATGTAAGCCCTTTTGACAATGATTTTGCTTCCCAAAGTGGAAGAGATATGACACCAGAACAATATGCTCGTATTATTTCTGCCTATAATTACTTGTACGATACTTTTGGCCAACTTGATGGCAATTATAGGGCGATTACTCAAGTGACCACATGGATGTTACTGGATGATCAATTTACTTTTGAGACTATTCAAGAGGGAGAGGGAGGAAGCCTTGAGGTTCTGGACCAAAACAATCATATTACATCTTTTGGAGGCTTAACACAACAAGAAAGAGAAATCATTGAAGAAACGCTGCTTGCAGTTAACCAGGGCTATCAAGGCAAAGGACAGATCTATGCTTTCTTATATCTTGTGGGTGTTGGAGAGGATGGAGAAAGTCTTGCGGATCCTATGCAAGCACAACCTCAAATTGTGCCCATCTATACAACAGATGTTCCCTTAATCGCAGATTATTTACCGCCTGAATTTGTAGAATTTAAGTCCGTACGATATAATGAGCCAAAAGAACAAGAAAAAGAAAGAGAAAAAGAAATTGTCGTCAAGAAGCAGGAAAAGAAAAAAGATGTGCCAAAACAGTTAAAAGGGGAAATACCCCTCCCTCCTTTACACATCGAAGTGAACCCTTCTGCTCCTTCCGTACAGATTTCAGAGATAAAGATGAATCAGCTCCTTGCTGAAAATCAAAAGGTACAGGAGCTCCGAGAAGCATTACCTGAAACGGGCGAAAAAGACAAAAATCTTGTGCTAATAGGCGCAGGAACAGTAGGTTTAACTGCAGTTTTGATGGCTCTATATAGAAAAAATGAAAAAAATCGCTTTATAAATAAGAAATAA
- a CDS encoding universal stress protein, translating to MEKRSNLILVAVDGSEQSYKAVQEANKIACPELDRLILLMVKDMRRFYGISNAGAEEIPALDRIAKRSLLEAARLVNPEITFTTKELTGNTKRKLVDFAREEKADLIVMGATGADFFEHLLLGSATHYVIDHAPCDVLIVRCITSIINLLYLK from the coding sequence ATGGAGAAACGTTCAAATTTAATTCTTGTAGCAGTTGATGGGTCAGAACAATCTTACAAAGCCGTTCAAGAGGCAAATAAAATAGCCTGCCCAGAACTCGACCGACTGATCCTCCTTATGGTTAAGGATATGAGAAGGTTCTATGGAATTTCTAATGCAGGAGCGGAAGAAATTCCTGCGCTTGATAGGATTGCTAAACGAAGTCTCCTTGAAGCGGCGCGTCTGGTCAACCCTGAAATCACCTTTACGACCAAGGAGCTGACAGGGAATACCAAACGAAAACTTGTAGATTTTGCCAGAGAAGAGAAGGCAGATTTGATTGTTATGGGAGCAACGGGAGCTGATTTCTTTGAACATCTTCTTTTAGGTTCCGCCACACATTATGTTATTGATCATGCACCTTGTGATGTTTTGATTGTAAGGTGTATAACTTCAATTATAAACCTCCTCTACTTGAAGTAG
- a CDS encoding S8 family serine peptidase, whose protein sequence is MKLKISRIALKSIFEHQLMSNEYLFNFFNNTRIIPNDPSWKVLWGLEKISMPQAWDMNTGSAEVKVAVIDSGIDYTHEDLLGNVNASQGYDFVDDDDDPKDEYSHDTHVAGTIGADTNNGVGVSGINWNIEMIPLRVLDDANKGKNSNFIKAINWATEKNYPLVNYSISSSSYSHSLEDAIENYPGLFVTSAGNQGEDYATTPRYPGCLDISNMITVGNSKENDERSSGSSYSKTGVDLFAPGNNIYSTLPGNEHGNKSGTSMAAPHVTGSVALALSQNKALTTEKLKKIY, encoded by the coding sequence TTGAAATTAAAAATTTCAAGAATCGCTCTAAAATCAATTTTTGAACATCAATTGATGTCTAATGAATACTTATTTAACTTCTTTAATAATACACGAATTATTCCTAATGATCCAAGCTGGAAAGTATTATGGGGGTTAGAAAAGATTAGTATGCCTCAGGCATGGGATATGAATACAGGATCTGCAGAAGTAAAGGTAGCAGTTATAGATTCTGGTATTGATTATACTCATGAAGATTTATTAGGGAACGTAAATGCAAGCCAAGGATATGATTTTGTAGATGATGATGACGATCCAAAAGATGAATATAGCCACGACACACATGTTGCGGGGACGATTGGTGCTGATACTAATAATGGAGTTGGGGTTTCAGGAATAAATTGGAATATTGAAATGATTCCTCTACGTGTACTAGATGATGCTAACAAAGGAAAAAATTCAAATTTCATCAAAGCTATTAATTGGGCAACCGAGAAAAACTATCCTTTAGTCAACTATAGTATCAGTTCATCTAGTTATAGTCACTCTCTTGAAGATGCGATAGAGAATTATCCGGGACTTTTTGTTACATCAGCAGGAAATCAAGGAGAAGACTATGCGACTACCCCACGTTACCCTGGGTGTTTAGATATTTCTAATATGATTACAGTAGGTAACTCTAAAGAAAATGATGAGCGAAGCTCAGGTTCAAGCTATAGTAAAACGGGAGTGGACCTATTTGCTCCAGGAAATAATATATATAGTACACTTCCAGGGAATGAACATGGCAACAAAAGTGGTACTTCAATGGCTGCACCACATGTTACTGGTAGTGTAGCATTAGCACTTTCGCAAAATAAGGCCTTAACTACAGAAAAGTTAAAAAAAATATATTGA
- a CDS encoding ATP-binding cassette domain-containing protein, giving the protein MSLKIKEISKTYGKNIILDNVSINIEPQKIYGLLGNNGAGKSTLLNIINNRIFSTTGKVELSGESIFDNEKYLNRIYLMSEDDLYPSKLKINSLFKLTEKFYGEFDWDLAHQMLEEFELNPSKHLNKLSTGYRSITKLIVALCVPCEYIFLDEPVLGLDANHREMFYNFLLDTYQERLRTFVISTHLIEEISNLLERVIILDKGKIIDDKELEQLLYEAYVLSGSTNEIEDLLKDVQVLDKEVLGGATTVYIKGHITRKSLGNIKVTPMSLQDYFKKVTSRKKAK; this is encoded by the coding sequence ATGAGTTTAAAGATAAAAGAAATAAGTAAAACATATGGAAAAAATATAATACTAGACAATGTTTCAATTAACATTGAGCCACAAAAAATTTATGGATTGTTGGGGAATAATGGAGCAGGAAAAAGTACTCTATTAAATATAATTAATAATAGAATTTTCTCAACTACAGGAAAAGTAGAGCTTTCTGGAGAAAGTATATTTGATAATGAAAAATATTTGAATAGAATATATTTAATGAGTGAGGATGATTTGTACCCTTCTAAGTTAAAGATAAACTCGTTATTTAAGCTAACAGAAAAATTCTATGGTGAATTTGATTGGGACTTGGCACATCAGATGTTAGAAGAATTTGAATTAAATCCTTCTAAGCACTTAAATAAATTATCTACGGGATATCGCAGTATTACAAAGCTAATCGTAGCTTTATGCGTTCCATGTGAATATATATTTCTTGATGAGCCTGTCTTAGGTTTAGATGCTAATCATCGCGAAATGTTTTATAATTTTTTACTTGATACGTACCAGGAAAGATTACGAACATTCGTAATTTCTACTCATTTAATTGAAGAAATATCCAATTTATTGGAACGAGTGATTATTCTTGATAAAGGGAAAATCATTGATGATAAAGAGCTTGAGCAGTTACTTTACGAAGCATATGTTTTATCTGGATCAACCAACGAAATAGAAGATCTTCTTAAAGATGTTCAAGTGTTGGATAAAGAAGTATTAGGTGGGGCAACTACAGTTTATATAAAAGGACATATAACTAGAAAAAGTCTGGGAAATATAAAAGTAACTCCAATGAGTTTACAAGACTATTTTAAAAAAGTAACAAGTAGAAAGAAGGCAAAATAG
- a CDS encoding GntR family transcriptional regulator codes for MDFNFEGDAPLYQQVADEIAEGIFNGSYEEGTQIPSTTEISKLYKINPATILKGMNKLVEENLIEKKRGLGMFVKRGAQQTLMEKRKTEFINQKLLSVLEEAQKLNISQEQLIRLIKGGYER; via the coding sequence ATGGACTTTAATTTTGAGGGGGACGCCCCTTTATACCAGCAAGTTGCTGATGAGATAGCAGAAGGGATATTTAATGGCTCTTATGAAGAAGGGACTCAAATTCCTTCAACAACAGAAATCTCTAAATTATATAAAATAAATCCAGCGACTATATTAAAAGGGATGAATAAATTAGTTGAAGAAAATTTAATTGAGAAAAAAAGGGGACTTGGGATGTTTGTAAAAAGAGGAGCTCAACAGACTTTAATGGAAAAAAGAAAAACTGAATTTATCAATCAAAAGTTGTTGAGCGTCTTAGAAGAAGCACAAAAACTAAACATTTCTCAAGAACAGTTAATCAGATTAATTAAAGGAGGTTATGAAAGATGA
- a CDS encoding MucBP domain-containing protein, which yields MKKSKNILAIGILSLTYIPSITSAANTELPVNTSNEVQNMAKNIVNEKGVRNILAGSVEYSANATEFSTGDQYTGTIHLTNTVGNTISAGTKIIVAIPPTAVDYSGWNFTDPTLSSIFDVAVSAEQGTITFTLKADIIGVADISVPFFTTIIGPENTSYPVSVSSQNTDGTFTDVVVNNDQIIIPQKDNPDPSYGVLNMYWGVTKSGLSNTFVGKSPTSINNISTGIFSRNTNDIQNYIEINPEQKTVLNSNEHYEVTYEIHSTKGLGNISLNNIEVLDATTGSVVPTSDYTVTTTGTHSVSFVFLSPEQSSIKVNHKYVINLTSLATDDGDIYNSNSTLQIKNASTITKEESFPLNNIFTTRGSSVIFPSITANNKTYNSGELTSTNILEKVTSGVTATDTIDGDITGNIITDYKDLLSKKDSSGVYLNQVDYSVKNSLGYSSSRSITVTITDKQSGKDVTVKYVDTEGNKISDDVVKSGAIGDNYSTEQKDIEGYTFKEVQGNATGQFTDSPQTVTYVYTKNPVKAADVISKYVDTEGNKISDDVVKSGNIGDKYTTEEKDIDGYTFKEMGKDSAAVSGDFTDKDQTVTYVYTKNPVAAADVTAKYVDTEGNKISDDIVKSGNIGDKYTTEQKDIDGYTFKEMGKDSAAVSGDFTDKAQTVTYVYTKDKVNPLTPTPADNKPSHKENTHKSVPFSSTHNTLPETGENERMTLMSVGTGLILLMVALIASIFRFKKFKNNK from the coding sequence ATGAAAAAATCTAAAAATATACTTGCTATTGGTATATTATCCTTAACCTACATACCATCAATTACGTCAGCGGCAAATACAGAGTTACCTGTCAATACTTCAAATGAAGTTCAAAACATGGCCAAGAATATTGTCAATGAAAAAGGTGTAAGAAATATTTTAGCAGGTAGTGTTGAATATTCCGCAAATGCCACAGAGTTCTCAACAGGGGATCAATATACAGGAACAATTCATTTAACCAATACTGTAGGTAATACCATTTCTGCAGGAACGAAGATAATCGTAGCAATTCCTCCAACTGCAGTAGATTATAGTGGGTGGAATTTTACAGACCCCACTCTGTCAAGCATTTTTGACGTTGCTGTGTCTGCGGAACAAGGAACGATTACTTTCACCTTAAAGGCAGACATTATAGGAGTGGCAGATATTTCAGTACCTTTTTTTACTACTATTATTGGTCCTGAGAACACAAGTTATCCAGTAAGTGTATCATCACAAAATACTGATGGAACATTTACAGATGTTGTTGTTAATAACGATCAGATTATAATCCCCCAAAAAGACAACCCAGATCCTAGTTATGGTGTGTTGAATATGTATTGGGGTGTTACCAAAAGTGGTCTATCGAATACTTTCGTAGGCAAGAGCCCTACATCTATTAATAATATAAGTACAGGTATCTTCTCAAGGAATACAAATGATATTCAAAATTATATTGAAATCAATCCTGAACAAAAAACAGTATTGAATAGTAATGAACACTACGAAGTTACGTATGAAATTCATTCAACTAAAGGCTTAGGAAATATCAGCCTAAATAATATTGAAGTGTTAGATGCAACTACAGGTTCTGTAGTCCCTACAAGCGATTATACAGTTACAACTACTGGTACTCACAGTGTCTCATTTGTCTTTCTTAGTCCAGAACAATCAAGTATTAAAGTTAATCACAAATATGTGATTAACTTAACCTCATTAGCAACTGACGATGGAGATATTTATAATTCTAATTCTACCTTGCAGATAAAAAATGCAAGCACTATTACAAAAGAAGAATCTTTTCCTTTAAATAATATTTTTACAACTCGAGGAAGCAGTGTTATTTTTCCAAGTATTACTGCAAATAATAAAACATATAACTCTGGTGAGTTAACTTCAACAAACATCTTAGAAAAAGTGACATCAGGTGTAACAGCAACAGATACAATTGATGGAGATATAACTGGTAATATCATAACAGATTATAAAGATTTATTATCTAAAAAAGATTCCTCTGGAGTTTATCTCAATCAAGTTGATTATTCAGTTAAAAATTCATTAGGTTATAGCTCAAGTAGAAGTATAACTGTAACTATAACAGATAAACAAAGCGGTAAAGATGTAACAGTTAAGTATGTAGATACGGAAGGCAATAAGATTTCGGATGACGTTGTAAAATCTGGAGCAATAGGCGATAATTACAGCACTGAACAAAAAGATATTGAAGGTTATACTTTCAAAGAAGTACAAGGCAATGCGACAGGTCAATTCACAGATTCACCCCAAACAGTGACTTATGTTTATACAAAAAATCCAGTAAAAGCAGCCGATGTGATATCGAAGTACGTCGACACAGAAGGTAATAAGATTTCAGATGATGTCGTGAAGTCTGGTAATATCGGTGACAAGTATACTACTGAAGAAAAAGATATTGATGGCTATACCTTCAAAGAAATGGGTAAAGATAGTGCTGCTGTCTCAGGTGATTTCACAGATAAAGATCAAACCGTTACTTATGTTTATACTAAGAATCCAGTAGCTGCGGCTGATGTGACAGCCAAGTACGTCGACACAGAAGGCAATAAGATTTCAGATGATATCGTGAAGTCTGGTAATATCGGTGATAAATATACTACTGAACAAAAAGATATTGATGGCTATACCTTCAAAGAAATGGGTAAAGATAGTGCTGCTGTCTCAGGTGATTTCACAGATAAAGCTCAAACAGTAACCTATGTTTATACGAAAGATAAAGTAAATCCTTTAACGCCTACTCCAGCTGACAATAAACCAAGTCATAAAGAGAATACTCATAAGTCAGTACCTTTTTCATCAACCCACAATACATTACCTGAAACTGGCGAAAATGAAAGAATGACATTAATGAGTGTTGGGACAGGTCTAATTCTCCTAATGGTTGCTCTTATTGCTTCTATTTTCCGTTTCAAAAAATTTAAAAATAATAAATAA
- a CDS encoding ATP-binding cassette domain-containing protein → MPVLELKNIRKSYFLGKDEFPVLKGIDLEFERGDFVSLLGESGGGKSTLMNIIGGLDREYDGDVIIDGVAQKAKKEKDMDAYRRDTIGFIFQSFNLINYLSVLDNILISLKMTSLSEKERVERAVELTKQVGLYEHRKKKPAQLSGGQKQRVAIARALASDPEIILADEPTGALDSQNTKEVLALLRQIAQSGKTVIVVTHSQEVADYGTRTIRLADGQIIGDERDKPAYPVPDEAKSFKTKALSYGDVVKTAFKHFTNTWKINLLIAIGTAIGLFSVIFFLGLGTGATKYMNDQVTSLANPNIITVVQRDSANNQGKDNDEAFSIAQQTMLGISDKNINKLKDLDNVKAVDAGITKAGAVTLDYKGQTTSSQAIMSWTPMIQSSTLHAGSEPKGKQIVISEADMKKFDQKTYEAKDWKAVIGKTVKVSFQTVDKNNTPVTITEDMEISGVLQDMPMVGTLTSTEALKEMLTANNIDAMPNTAYVTVTDTDKVKDVTKAINDIKDNDKLVFASTNIGSMLDTITDITGIVSTVLAAIAGISLIVSIFMIVVTTYMSVAERTKEIGVLRALGGRRKDVSRMFTAESVILGLSSAVIAIALAFAGQSIINKALHSLVGGNIVQITSGHIIFAVIIALIIALLSSLAPAARAARLNTIEALAAD, encoded by the coding sequence ATGCCCGTATTAGAATTAAAAAACATTAGGAAATCATACTTTTTAGGTAAAGATGAATTTCCGGTACTCAAGGGGATTGACCTTGAGTTTGAGCGTGGAGACTTTGTCAGCTTACTCGGTGAGTCCGGTGGTGGTAAATCAACCCTGATGAATATCATCGGTGGCTTAGACCGTGAATATGATGGTGATGTTATCATCGATGGTGTCGCGCAAAAGGCGAAGAAAGAAAAAGATATGGATGCCTATCGCCGTGATACTATCGGCTTTATCTTCCAGTCTTTCAACTTAATCAACTACTTAAGTGTGCTTGACAATATCTTGATTAGCTTGAAAATGACAAGCCTATCAGAAAAAGAACGTGTCGAACGTGCAGTTGAGCTAACCAAACAAGTTGGCCTTTACGAACACCGTAAGAAAAAACCCGCACAGTTATCTGGCGGGCAAAAACAACGTGTAGCCATTGCGCGGGCTTTGGCCAGCGATCCTGAGATTATCCTTGCTGATGAGCCTACAGGAGCGCTCGATTCACAAAATACGAAAGAAGTATTGGCACTTCTTCGCCAAATCGCACAGTCTGGTAAGACAGTCATTGTCGTCACTCACTCTCAAGAAGTCGCTGACTATGGGACACGTACGATTCGTCTGGCAGACGGACAGATTATCGGAGATGAGCGTGACAAGCCAGCTTATCCTGTGCCAGATGAAGCAAAATCCTTCAAGACAAAGGCACTTTCTTATGGTGATGTGGTTAAAACAGCCTTTAAGCACTTTACAAACACTTGGAAAATCAATCTTCTCATTGCTATAGGTACAGCCATTGGCTTATTCTCAGTTATTTTCTTCCTTGGTTTAGGTACTGGGGCCACAAAATACATGAACGATCAGGTCACAAGCTTGGCAAATCCAAATATTATTACTGTGGTTCAACGTGACTCAGCAAATAATCAGGGTAAAGATAATGATGAAGCCTTTTCAATTGCGCAGCAAACAATGCTGGGGATCTCTGATAAAAACATTAACAAGTTGAAGGACTTGGATAATGTCAAAGCAGTTGATGCAGGGATTACAAAAGCAGGTGCTGTAACTCTTGATTATAAGGGACAAACAACAAGTAGCCAAGCGATTATGTCTTGGACACCGATGATTCAGTCTTCAACGTTACATGCTGGTTCAGAACCTAAAGGTAAACAAATCGTTATCTCTGAAGCAGACATGAAGAAGTTTGATCAAAAAACATATGAAGCAAAAGACTGGAAAGCTGTGATTGGTAAAACAGTCAAAGTAAGCTTCCAAACTGTGGATAAAAACAATACTCCTGTGACTATCACAGAAGATATGGAAATCTCAGGCGTCTTGCAAGATATGCCAATGGTTGGTACTTTGACTTCAACAGAGGCATTGAAAGAAATGCTTACTGCAAATAATATCGATGCGATGCCAAATACAGCCTACGTCACTGTGACAGATACAGATAAAGTTAAAGATGTAACCAAAGCTATCAATGATATCAAAGATAATGACAAACTTGTGTTTGCCTCAACAAATATCGGTAGTATGTTGGATACAATCACAGATATTACAGGGATTGTCTCAACCGTCTTGGCTGCCATTGCTGGTATTAGCTTGATTGTTTCAATCTTTATGATTGTGGTAACAACTTATATGTCTGTTGCCGAACGTACTAAAGAAATTGGTGTCCTTCGTGCCTTAGGTGGACGTCGTAAAGATGTTTCTCGCATGTTCACAGCTGAAAGTGTGATCCTTGGCTTGTCATCTGCAGTTATTGCGATTGCTCTTGCCTTTGCGGGACAAAGTATCATCAACAAAGCTTTGCATAGCTTAGTCGGCGGAAATATTGTTCAGATTACTTCTGGCCATATTATCTTTGCCGTAATCATTGCGCTGATTATTGCTTTACTTTCAAGTCTTGCACCTGCAGCACGTGCAGCACGCTTGAACACTATCGAAGCCTTGGCTGCTGATTAA